The DNA segment TAGATCGTGGAGTCTTCGCGGCCCTGGCTCATCGTACGCTCTGGTGTGGCGTTGTCGGGACCGCGGAAGCCCGGGTGCGGAGTGTGACTCCGGCCCGTGCCCGCAAAATGAAAACGTTTGGTGGCGACTCTGATAGAAATGCGGCCGCGACCGGCCGGACGCAAGAGTGTTGCGAGATACGGGTATCCCGCACCCATCAATTGGCGGATGCGGTCCGGGTGAACCGCTCCGGCGGCGCCCCGCCCTCCTCCAGCGTGAAGCCCGTCACCGCGCAGCCCTCGCGGTGGAAGGTGATCGACAGGTGCGGCACGCCCAGGAAGCGAAAGGTGGCGGGTCCCACCGGGATCATGGCGAAGTCCTGCCCGGGAATCAGGGCATGGAGCCGCCCTTCGCGCACCCGCATCTCCAGCTTCAGGCCGTGCTCCCCCGCGAATGCGCCGGTGAACCGCTCCAGCTCCGCGGCGGACATCGCGACGGGCGTGGTGGCCAGCGTGCGCACCGGAAAGGGCGGCCGGCGGATGGAGGCGACGCACGACGCGTCCAGCCCCTTCGCGTCCGCCGTGCGGATGAACGCCACCAGCAGCGGCGTGATGCACTCGTTGGTCCCCTGCAGCCCGTCGAAGCCGTGCCCCGCGCTGGGCACGACGATGTGGCGGCCGTTGGGAAGGGTGCGGATGGCCTCGTCGCCCTGCGCGGGCGGGGTGGCCGGGTCCCACTGGCCGGTCAGCGCCAGGACGGGCGCATCGGAGCGCACCGGTTCCAGGAAGGTGCGCTCCACGGGCCGCACCGGCCACGCCGCGCACGCCGCCTTCTGGTTCCTGACGCGGTAGTCGCCCAGGTAGCTCGCCTGCGCCTCCGTCGCCGCTGCCGCCTCCTCGAAGAACGGTACGTCCTCCGCGCAGGTGACGGAGAGGTAGAGGCCGTGGCTGCCCTCGTCCACGATGAAGCGGCGGCCGAAGAGCGCCTGCTCCGCCGCGGGCCCGAAGTCGCCGCGGCTGGCCTGGTGGATCACGGCCGGTACCAGCGACGCCGCGCTGGCGCCGTACGTCATGTAGCGCAGCCCCTCGGCGAAGAGGTTGCGGGTGAGCGTCAGCCTCGCCGGCTCGCCGCTCTTGGGGTCGATGACGGTGACCTCGACGGGTTCGCGGGCGAGCCGCTCCACCACGGCGCGCAGCTTGTCCCTGAGACCGGGGTAGGCCGCGTTGCACGCCGGCTCGCGCTCGCACTCGCCGAGTACGCCTTCGATGGCGCGCTGCGCGTCGGGCGCGGTGCGGCTCGGCATCCGCACGCCCG comes from the Longimicrobium sp. genome and includes:
- a CDS encoding alpha/beta hydrolase, with product MRRTALAAAATLALAAPLHAQANPGLRVEPCEVPGAGAARCGTLQVWENRAARSGRKIPIRFIVLPATGTASRDPIVPIAGGPGQATTDGAAGLAEELKELRDTRDILLVDARGTGGSNLLRCSLYGPTLAEYLGDFYPAERVRRCAAEWSGKADLSAYTTDNMAEDLDELRAALGYERLNLYGTSYGTRAALVYMRRYPQGVRTSILHGVVPTGVRMPSRTAPDAQRAIEGVLGECEREPACNAAYPGLRDKLRAVVERLAREPVEVTVIDPKSGEPARLTLTRNLFAEGLRYMTYGASAASLVPAVIHQASRGDFGPAAEQALFGRRFIVDEGSHGLYLSVTCAEDVPFFEEAAAATEAQASYLGDYRVRNQKAACAAWPVRPVERTFLEPVRSDAPVLALTGQWDPATPPAQGDEAIRTLPNGRHIVVPSAGHGFDGLQGTNECITPLLVAFIRTADAKGLDASCVASIRRPPFPVRTLATTPVAMSAAELERFTGAFAGEHGLKLEMRVREGRLHALIPGQDFAMIPVGPATFRFLGVPHLSITFHREGCAVTGFTLEEGGAPPERFTRTASAN